A section of the Brachyhypopomus gauderio isolate BG-103 chromosome 13, BGAUD_0.2, whole genome shotgun sequence genome encodes:
- the tent5aa gene encoding terminal nucleotidyltransferase 5A, whose product MAEDDSVTANVPHGDAASSSFSVLHWEQVQRLDDILTETIPIHGRGNFPTLEVKPRQIVKAVRSRMEESKIRVRDVRLNGSAASHVLHEDSGLGYKDLDLIFCADIKGETEFQIVKDIVLDCLLDFLPEGVNKEKITPLTLKEAYVQKMVKVCNDSDRWSLISLSNNRGKNVELKFVDSLRRQFEFSVDSFQIKLDSLLLFYECSENPMAKAFHPTIIGESVYGDFAVALEHLRNKVICTRNPEEIRGGGLLKYCHLLVRGFHAASESEMKSLQRYMCSRFFIDFSDINEQQRKLESYLQNHFVGLEDRKYDYLMTLHGVVNESTVCLMGHERRQTLGLIAMLAVRVLAEQNVIPNVANVTCYYQPAPYVADGNFSNYYIAQVQPVFACQQHAYSTWLPCN is encoded by the exons ATGGCGGAGGACGACAGTGTTACCGCGAACGTTCCGCACGGTGATGCGGCGAGCAGCAGCTTCAGCGTTCTTCACTGGGAGCAAGTGCAGCGGCTGGACGACATACTGACGGAGACCATCCCTATCCACGGCCGGGGCAACTTCCCCACGCTGGAAGTGAAACCTCGACAAATAGTGAAAGCTGTGAGGAGTCGCATGGAGGAGAGTAAGATTCGCGTCCGAGACGTGCGACTGAACGGCTCTGCCGCCAGCCACGTCCTGCACGAAGACAGTGGACTTGGCTACAAAGACCTCGACCTCATATTCTGTGCTGACATCAAAGGCGAGACAGAATTTCAGATCGTGAAAGACATAGTTTTGGACTGTCTCCTGGACTTTCTTCCCGAGGGGGTAAACAAAGAGAAAATTACACCGCTGACGTTAAag GAAGCCTATGTGCAGAAGATGGTGAAAGTTTGCAATGACTCGGATCGCTGGAgcctcatctccctctccaaCAACAGGGGCAAGAACGTGGAGCTCAAGTTCGTGGACTCGTTGCGGCGACAGTTTGAGTTCAGCGTGGACTCCTTCCAGATCAAACTGgactctctcctcctgttctATGAGTGCTCGGAGAACCCCATGGCTAAGGCCTTCCACCCCACCATCATCGGCGAGAGTGTGTACGGAGACTTCGCCGTGGCCCTGGAGCACCTACGCAACAAGGTGATCTGCACACGGAACCCCGAGGAGATCCGGGGTGGGGGCCTGTTGAaatactgccacctgctggtgagGGGCTTCCACGCCGCCTCCGAGTCTGAGATGAAGTCCCTGCAGCGCTACATGTGCTCACGCTTTTTTATTGACTTCTCAGACATAAACGAGCAGCAGAGGAAGCTGGAGTCCTACCTCCAGAACCACTTTGTGGGGCTGGAGGACCGCAAGTACGACTATCTGATGACCCTGCACGGGGTGGTGAACGAAAGTACGGTGTGCCTGATGGGACACGAGAGGAGACAGACGTTAGGGCTAATCGCCATGCTGGCCGTGCGGGTGCTGGCGGAGCAGAATGTCATACCAAATGTGGCGAATGTCACCTGCTACTACCAGCCTGCCCCTTACGTAGCAGATGGCAACTTCAGTAATTACTACATTGCTCAGGTGCAGCCAGTGTTTGCCTGCCAGCAGCATGCCTACTCCACCTGGTTACCGTGCAACTGA